In Bacteroidales bacterium, the DNA window GGTGGCTTCCATGCTGGCGGTTCAAAACGACAAATTAAGTGCAATTGCCGAAGAAATCAGGTCGAAACTTCAAAAGGTAATTGAAAGCGTATAATACGGCTGAAATTTTAACCTAAAGTAGTTCAAAAATAATTGAAAATGAGAAAACAACTGTTGTTATTAACCTTCGCACTTTTCTGGGTATTCACAGCGAATGCCCAGGAAGGCGAACGGTTAAAAGTAATCACAGGGGTACGTGTTAACCCTTTTGTGATGTACGATTTTGACGGTAACAAAACGGAAATAACGCGTATCCATGCCGAGTTGGGCGCCATGTTCAATAATAAAACCTACCTGTCGGTGGGATACACGCCCTTTGCCAATACCATCTACAATTTTAACGAATACTGGTTTGTAGGGTTCGACAAAAAAATCCCGGTATCGTGGGTTTTGGCGGAAGAGTATATGATAGATGAAAATAAATTCATAGTCCAGACCGGCCTCAATTTCAAATTAGGGAACGTGGGAAATGCGTTTGTATTTCTGTTTACCCCTGTTGATAATATTGACTGGGGCTTGAAAGTGGGCGCTTTTATTCCTTTAAATGTGGTTTTGCATAAAGATTAGTTCACATGTTCAAATCTGTATTTACCATCAGTAAAATGGACTGCCCTTCCGAGGAAACCCTTATCAGGATGAAACTCGAAGGGCTTTCCATGATTAAAAGTTTGGTGTTCGATATTGAAAACCGAAAACTTACTGTCTTTCATTCTGAAGAAAGCTCTGAAATTGAGAATCACCTGAAAGAACTCAATTTAGGGTCGCAACTCCAAGAAACAATTGTTGTCCAAGCGGATGAATTCAAGGACAATTCATCGGTACAATCGAAACTCCTTTGGACGGTTTTGATTATCAACTTTGCATTTTTTATTATTGAAATTACCACAGGTTTTATTTCAAAATCTATGGGCCTGGTTGCCGATTCACTGGATATGCTGGCAGACGCGTTGGTTTATGGCCTAAGCCTTTGGGCAGTTGGCTCAACTGTAACCCGCAAGAAAAAAGTAGCCCGACTAAGTGGCTATTTTCAACTGGCATTGGCACTGATAGGCCTCGTAGAAGTAATACGTAGGTTTATCAGTTTTGAAGAGGTGCCGGATTTTCAAACCATGATAATTGTATCAATACTGGCATTGATTGCGAATTCAGTTTGTCTATATCTGTTGCAAAAGTCAAAGAGCAAAGAAGCACAC includes these proteins:
- a CDS encoding cation transporter: MFKSVFTISKMDCPSEETLIRMKLEGLSMIKSLVFDIENRKLTVFHSEESSEIENHLKELNLGSQLQETIVVQADEFKDNSSVQSKLLWTVLIINFAFFIIEITTGFISKSMGLVADSLDMLADALVYGLSLWAVGSTVTRKKKVARLSGYFQLALALIGLVEVIRRFISFEEVPDFQTMIIVSILALIANSVCLYLLQKSKSKEAHMKATMIFTSNDIIINTGVILAGVLVLLTQSKYPDLIIGAIVFLIVVRGAFRILKLGK